CATTCGGGCCTAATGTTGATTAATGGTAAAGCACTTTATCCActgagttttgctttttaatgtatTCTCACccttatttttttctggaaacagATGAACTGAAAACCACAACAAATGCCTTTTAATCTATCAACGCAACATAATGGGCTTTCCAGGAATGCTTTTAGGAAGAGTCTTTTAGAAAAGTACAGAAGACTTGTCTGAGAGTGCTTTGGGGAGTAGCCAGAAAGAAGAGATCAAGAACGCTCTGCTCCCTATAGGATGAAGTGGTGTTATGGCAGTGTGGGTTGGCTCAGCTTCTTCTACGGATAAACTAACATTAAAGCCCAAAATAGGCAAGGAGATGAGAAGTGGATTTAGATCTCAGGGAGGAAAcaaagaaagctttttttttcaGGCAGATCCCTTCAGTTTCTTCTTAGAGACCTAGTGGAACCAAAAGATGAGGTTCGCCGCTGGAGGAGAAATGGACCCCTCTCTGAAGATCCTGTTTCCTCTGTTTAGTATGGTCTTCACCTTATTTAGCACAACAAGAGCAAAAAGTAAGTACAACCCAACACAATTTCTCCACAGTTCAATATTTATAGTTAAAGCAAGGCATACGCAATGTGCAATTGTTTCAGGAAAATTTCACTCTCTCTGATCTTTCCAAATGATTGTGCTATGGAAGAAAAACCATGCTGAAGCAGCAAGAgtaaaggaggagggagagtatCCTTGTACTAGGGAAAAATGTACTTCTCAGTGGTAATATTTATCAGTCACTAGCACATAAAAAAATATCTAAGTGACTGCAACATTTTAAGAGCATAAGGTATAACGTAAGATCAGAAGAACAATGAATAAAGCATTTTGTAGGGGTTTTTTGCTCTAAAATTCCTACCCTATTTAGGGTGAACTCAGACTGTCTCTTCTTGCACAATCTGCCTCTGATATTTCGGCAAGGAGgtgatgttgatgttgttgttgttgtttagtcgtttagtcgtgtctgactctttgtgaccccatggaccatagtatgccaggcactcctgtcttccactgcctcccgcagtttggtcaaactcatgttcgtagcttcgagaacactgtccaaccatctcgtcctctgtcgtccccttctcctagtgccctccatctttcccaacatcagggtcttttccagggagtcttctcttctcatgaggtggccaaagtattggagcctcagtttcaggatctgtccttccagtgagcactcagggctgatttccttcagaatggataggtttgatcttcttgcagtccatgggactctcaagagtctcctccagcaccataattcaaaagcatcaattcttcggtgatgtACTTCACAGAAAATCAAGGATTTCTTTACTGCATAAGATCTTGTACTTCGCTAAAAAATAAACTTGTCTCTGTTAGATTGGGCAAAAAAGCTGGCCATAGTTCACTCCTCACAAGTTAGAGATCCAAGCACCCTTAAGATGCTACAGTTCCTATGATTCTTTGAtggaagttgtgtgctttaaatgtatgcgtGTGTACACAGGCAATGTCAGAATATGACTATGCCTACATTAGCAGCATGAAACACAGCGACTTGTCCCTGTCTCCCTTAGTTTCAAGTCACATTCTTAGATTGCTGCACACACCAGAGAAGGGGCAGGAGTGTCTTCACCTGGTGTCTATTACCACACTATTTCACCACACTGAACTCGCGTTCACTGAAGCTGTCAGCTGCATGTGTGCTGTCATCTGTACATGCACAGTGGCTGTCACCCTAGCTTAatatttgtttccattttcaagctgatggaagctggctagagggaaagcacatcaaacaggAATACTTCTTGAGAAGCTGCAAGTTGCaggtggattgtggctaatgtcatgtgtatTTGGTTTCAAATACCAGCAGTATTGCTGGTAGACAACAATGGTCTAAAGGTTACTTTGCACAttttcaggatgggggggggggaatagctgaAGTTTCTCATTAGCAATAGGAAATATGTAAATTTCATCTacaacaataatttttaaaaccccaaatgTGTAATTCTATAATTTAATCTGAATTCATATTCTCATAAGTAAACTAACATGGTTGCATTGATGTTTGTAACATTAGCTATATAGGTATTCATAGATTTGATTTATATATTGCTTCATCTTTCAGATTCATCCTTGGGCATCCAGCCTTTTTTTCGTAGTTTCCCTGTGATGgaagaaaatgataataatatggAAATAATTACTAACAATACTTCGAACAACTCCAATCAATCCATAAAGCAAGTGGTTACCACAAAACAAGCTGAAAAATACTTGACTGGTCCATGGCTGACGCGCTTTGTTCCTTCAGTCCACACTGCTGTGGTTATTTTGAGCCTTCCTTTAAACATTATGGCAATTATCATGTTTGTGGTCAAAATAGGGCTTAAGAAGCCAGCAGTGGTGTACATGCTCAACCTGGCTTCTGCAGATGTCCTCTTCGTGAGTGTGCTTCCTTTTAAGATTGCCTACAACTTTTCTGGAAACAACTGGATGTTTGGGCCTGAGATGTGTCGATTTGTCACTGCTGCCTACTACTGCAACATGTACTGCTCCGTCCTGCTGATGATGGTGATAAGCATTGACCGTTTCCTGGCCGTGGTGTACCCAATGCAGTCTCTGTCCTGGCGCACAGCAAGACGGGCCTCGATGGTCTGCTTTCTCATCTGGCTTCTGGCTATAGCTGGGGTGATACCTCTGCTTGTCAATGAGCAAACAAAGAGATTATCCCGGTTAAATATTACAACCTGTCATGATGCAGTAGATATCTCTGCCATTATGGATATATTTCGGCATTACTTTTCTGCATTATCTATTTTGTTCTTTCTTATACCGTTATTAATCTCTGTCACCTGTTATGTGTGCATTATAAGGAAACTTTCTTCGTCCAATGTTGCTGCAGAGCCTAGTAAACGGAGACGTGCCGTTCTCCTGTCTGTAGCTGTCTTGtcttcttttattatttgttttggcCCTACAAATGTCCTATTATTAGTGCACAGCTTGCGCATCTCACCTGATCAACCCCTTGAAAGCTTGTATTTTGCCTACATCTTAGCGGTCTGCATTGGTACCATAAACTGCTGCATTGATCCCTTAATTTATTATTATGCCTCTTCAAAGTGTCAAAAGCAGGTGTGGGATCTCCTGTGCTATAAGAAGCAGTCTGGTCTTGAACAAAGCAGTCAGACAACAAGCAGTAATGCCACTAACCTTTTTAGTGGCCTGAAAAAATTGTCTCAAGCATAGAATTTTACAGTGTGTGGTACAGTATTCATAAATATAGATGTTGCATGCCAAAGATGTGAATATTTGTTTACAGTTCACATCTTTAATATCCATGCCATTCTTTCTCTAAAATATTTATGCTGTTTCTTATATTAAACGCTATATAAAATCAAAGAATCAGAGAATTTTAGagttcccttgatcaggacactatacttctgttgatacagcctagaatagcacttTGTTGCTGCATCATGCAAAATATTTCaaattggatttatttatttttggccgCTGTTAACATTAACATCTGAACTGATGTTTGTCCAGAGATCTGGTTTGTTCCAGTGAGGGATGTAtatataatttgggggggggggtctgacaAGAGCCTTCTGAAACAGGAATGTGATTTCACCCTTTTGGAAAAGAACGCATTGGTACATTCACTCAAACTAGATAAGATTGTAGCTTTTCCAATAGAGAAGACACAGGAGGCAGAGTTTAGGTGTACTTTATAAGCGGTCATACTCCATGATTCAGTGTAACCAAACAAATTAGAAGTGATAAACATTCAGAGTTGCCTAATGTAAACACACTATTGAATCAAATAGGTTTTTTGTGTGAGGGTGGGGGAGTTGCCTCAGAATTTGAATTACACTTGGCTGCAGattgtgtatgtatgtgcataCAGACTATGGGttacagccagtgctttttttcctggggggacgcagggctacgcataccccctaaacattttgtgaatctaagtttggcatcattgaggggcagtatttcaatatgtgtaggaaaatgagagtacccttaaacatttaaaaaacaacaacaacaccactggTTACAGCAAAccaaattctactcagagtagaccaattgaaattaatgaacctaaggtAAACATGTACTTTAACAAcactgtgtctactctgagtaagactaacaCTGGATGCAGCCTTAGACATTCGGACATTATGATACTAGACAAGGGAGCCGTGCAGACTGTGCAAGGGTTGGGCCTGTGCTAAGTACAAAGTGCAGTATTGGAGGTAAAACAGCAGGAGGTGGCAAGGGTGCTCATCCTGATGCACACAAAGATCTCTTCCTGCTgccctctctctcaaaaaaaacacccctttctGATATCTCTATGCAGCTGGGCTTCCTCCAACTGCAGGAGCCTCCTGGAGAAGTTTGAAAAGGCTGGGGGGACTGACTTgtttctcctctcccctttcaGCAACATGATCAGATCTCCAGGTGCTTTATGTTGAATCTGAATGTCAGTGGGAGAAGGATGGGAGCAGGGGAAACCATGTATGAAATCACCTTGAGCAActtagaaaaaagggggaaacagaaataaaataaataaacaataatggaTAGACAAAGTTCCTGTTCGTTCATTCGTGGATGATGTCTTTCCTAGGGATCTGAAGAACACTCCAAAGAGGACATTATTACCATCCGGATgggctgcagttcagtggcagagcacatgtgtttttttcaggaggcCCCGGGTTCAGTTTCCACCATCTCCAGGTTTTGTTGGGAAAGGCTGTGTCCTGAAACCTGAACAGCCACTGCTGGTCAACATACACATCACATCACTGGTCTGATCCATCGGTTTTTCTTATGCTTTTGTTTTCATGAGCCTGCACTTGCCTAAGCTCGCTCCTTTTCCACCCCACTAATCtattatcaggggtcagcaaactttttcagcagggggtcggtccactctccctcataccttgtggggggccagactatattttggggaaaaacatatgaacaaattcctatgccccgcaaataacccagagatgtattttaaataaaaggacacattctactcatgtaaaaacaccagacagaccccacaaataacccagagatgtattttaaataaaaagacacattctactcatgtaaaaatatgctgattcccggaccgtccgcgggccggatttagaaggcaattgggccgcttccggctcctgggccttagtttggggacccctgctattaTGATAGGGCAATAGAGTCATTGCTGCTGGTCACTGCAGTCTTATCAGGATTTTCAATTTCTCTAAGACTGGAATTACAGCCACAAGCCCAAAAGGAAGGTGTATAGGTCTGAAGCTTCTCATATATAGCAGCATAATTCAGCTTCATATTATtgttaggatcatagaattgtagagttgtaagggtctccgagggtcatctagtccagccccctgcagtgcagaaatctcaaatagatttgctgttgtttattaatttgctgtttgtttgtcaaaatggcttctaagcagtttaaagccataaaataaataagcagttataatgcacaacaaatccactggGACATTAAAAcattcttaattaaaatacacaataaaataagaaattaaaaagcataataactgaaacatttaaaaacagttaaaacagagaGAATGACCCCCAAGGGGTACTTGCTCTCCCTTCTGCTTAGCAATAATGGTAGTTAGAATTGAGTGTAAAGGCAGGGAAAGGACTCTCAGTGGGtgtttactttttattattttctctcattttcctcacagcaattcagtgaggtaggttaggctgagagatggcggCTTGCTCAGGCCAGTGGGCAGCATATCTGTGGAAGAAACTGAATAAAGCAGGTAGAGGGGTGAGTGGACTGCAATTTGCCACAGGCCAAGGAGAAGGCCTCATTCTGAAGAAGGATTTGAATCTGGCTGGTTTACATTTTATCCATTAGTAAAGGCTTGTTTGACAACAACATGAAATGGAGTCTTTAGTGTCATCGCCCCAGTCCCGTGGAACACCCTGtcaatagagcaggcacccccaaactcagccctccagatgttttgggactacaactcccatcacctctagctaacaggaccagtggtcaggggtgatgggaattgtagtcccaaaacatctggagggccaagtctggggatgcctgcaatagagattcagcaggtaccTTCTGCACTGACTTTTAAAGagctgctgaaaacctttctactactaataataatacttttattatttgtaccccacccatctgattggattgCCCCAGCATATATATAAAGATTCCGCCAGGCCTAGGTGGTACATCCTCCACAatggtatgtttgtttgtttgtttgtttgtttgtttaaacccaCTGGTTTAGTGCATTGGTCTTCAGCTGTTGAGTATGGACCCACTGCTGGGCCGCACCTTGACTTAAGGTgggacaccagagcagcacaaccaCCCTATAAATATATGATAAAAATGTGTGGGCTCAAGTCTTAGCACGAATGAATGGCTTAGCACGAATGAATGGATTGGCAGACTGAAGATCACGGCTGCTGCAGCAGGACCCCAGGAGCAACTCTCAGCTGTGATCCTCAGTCTGCGAACCCACACATTTGCTAGCTCacgttaagccatggtttggcctagcattacatgtgaactggGCCTAAATGGTTAAAAGTTTATCACAAACTGTGAACCAGACATATGAGATTAAATGACAACAGTTCCAGTTAGCTGGTAACTAGGGTGAAATGGTAGGATACTGCCAAAGAAAACTAGATAGTAAGAAGGCTGGAGGACCCACGGGAGAAGTATGGAATAACTTCAGACAAAACTGAAATAGTGATAATGGCTATACTcgggtttctcttcagatcgttgttgttgttgttgttgttgttgttgttgttgttgtgagtcgtttagtcgtgtccgactcttcatgaccccatggaccatagcacgccaggcactcctgtcctccactgcttcccgcagtttggtcaaactcatgtttgtagcttcaagaacactgtccaaccatctcgtcctctgttgtccccttctccttgtgccctcaatctttcccaacatcagggtcttttccagggagtcttctcttctcatgaggtggccaaagtattggagccttagcttcacgatctgtccttccagtgagcactcagggctgatttccttcagaatggataggtttgatcttctagcagtccatgggactctcaagagtctcctccagcaccaaaattcaaaagcatcagccttctttatggtccagctctctcgtataaatcttttaacttttataAAGATTTCTGTGGAGAGGAACAGTTATGAGTTTACAGCTAATTCTTTGAGGCCCCACACTACTTCCTTGGTGTTAAAAACAGATTTGTATGCTTACTAACTTCCAAATAGTGATAAAGGCTGTTGTATGATAAGGGAAAAAAGCCTCCAGGCACAACTGCAGTGTACATTTTGCAAGTGGCTACATGGATATTCAaagaccacagtttccccattttgTCTCAGCTAAACTAACCAGTCTATCTGGAACTCGCCCACCAAGAGCATTCTTTTAAGCTCCTCGAAATGTCATACTGTATTATCTTAAAGATGTGAAAGAATGTTCTATCTCATAACTGGTATGTGTCCAAACACTGAGTAAGATAAAACATTGCCAGAAGGAAacttttcccagaattctttgtttaTTTCTAGGATGGTGGCCTTGATGGATGAACATTCAGTGGCTGTCAACAAGAACCAGATCTAAGGAGTGATATCAACTTGGAGTGTTTTCTCCTGCAGAAATTCCCTCTCCAGATATAGCTGTATTAGTCAGCAATTTCCTGGCATCACATGGAATTTGGGAGAATGATGTAAAGAGCATAAAAAGATTGTATAGCTTATTTCAGAGGTGGACAGATTCGTAtgatgcagttgttgttttttaactgcaaaCCTGAGACCTACAAACTGGAGATTGGTGCAAAAGGCATACGTATAGAATTGAagctcgaagctaccaacgtgagtctgatcaaactgcaggaggcagtggaagacagaagtgcctggcatgctctggtccataggtcacgaagagtcggacacgactaaacaacaacaacaacagaattgaaGAATTCAGACCCTAGGAATTTGTTTTGCGTGTCAGAACTGAATGGAGCTCACAGGCCTTTCATAAAACAATCCATTCCTGATTACCTCAATCTTTCTTCATATTAGCAGTATAAATTAGGGCTGAGAGGGGCTGAAAATAGTTTTGTTGCTACTATTGTTAAAACAGTTGAAAgtataataacagtaataataatcttGCTGATTTAGTACAAATCACCCAGAGCTATGTCAGGAGATCCAGATCTACATTCAGCCTCATTATTGGTTTATTTGATACATAACTGTAGAAAATGTGATGTCCAATTATTGATGTTTCTGTAGGTGTGGTTGGAAAATGGATTCCTTTTATTTCACATTTACCACAGATTAGCTCTCTTAAAATAGATGAAAGCCATGATTAAGGCCATTGGGCACCTCCCATTCATTTAAGCAGGAACTGGAACTGGAAAAGCAAATATTTCTAAAACCACAGTCCTATACAGTAttatactcagaagtaatccccattTAACTTAATGGTGCCACCTTCTGATTAGGTATACATGGGATTGCACAGTCAATGTGTTATGGAGCCAGAACTTGGAGAAATATGCTGCTGTTTGGGGAAGGTAGACTCAGTAGGATaaagtggggagcctgtggctctccaaatgttgttggaatacaacttcACCCATTCCCAGCCATTGTGGTGAACTAGCCTGACTTCGTATAAGGCAGCTCTTATGCCCTTCCAGTGATGAATGATTGCTGCCAGCTGATcttctttagggaagtttgtttGGCCTCAGCCTGAGAACTAAATATCTTCTGTAAGCCACCTCTGGAGGACTTTAGCACTGAAAGGTAGTGTATAAATAgttcaaacaaacaataaacctGCTACAGAACTTTTGCAGGAATCAGGGGaagaaaaaaatctatttaaatagATTATATTGCATAGGTTCTAGAGCTACTATAGTCTGTTCCTCACCTGTCCTTCATTTCAGGGAAGAATGCAGGCCCTAATGAATGTTTTGCCTTGAAAAGTCTCCCCAGGAGGGTGAAGTTTGGTAGGAGACAGGTGGGAAGAAGGGGAACCCTTCTCCTGCCATTTGTTTACCTCCTGAATCATCACACCTATGTGTTACTTTTATCCCCTGTGGCACTCCATCTTGATGAGTAAGCATGGAGTATTGCCAGAGACAAAAACCAGTTGGGGTATGGCAGGAAGTTTCAGGTGAGGTATTGagttctcctgccaacctagcagttccaaagcacgttaaagtgcaagtagataaatagggactgctacagcaggaaggtaaacggcgtttccgtgtgctgctctggttcgccagaagctgcttagtcatgccggccacatgacctggaagctgtacgccggctccctcagccaataatgcgagatgagtgcgcaaccccagagtcggtcacgactggacctaatggtcaggggcccctttacctttatccctccTGATGTTTCCTGAGGCCACTTTGCAATTGAAAAGGAGCCCTTTGGTTTCCTTATAGGAGGCTGAAGTATAAAGTATAGCTTGCTCCTAGGACAGCCCATCTAAGTGAATATACTTAGATGAGTTAATAAGCCAGGAATGCAGTTTTATTGCCAAGGGTAATCATTTACCCTTTAGTGTAAACAACAGgctttaattgtgcaaaaaggaaaaaaagaacggATCAGGCGGGAAAGTAGTCAAACATGAGCAGTTTAAGAAAGCTGTTTTATGTTTTCAGCATAATAGAGTAGCTTAAGGAATAAAATATAGAAAGTGGGAAAGCATATTATTGTGTAACTTTTAGATTATGACCCTTGATATTCAAACAAAGCAAGGAATGTTGTGTTAATTCATTGTAAACAGACAAGATGAATAATGCAGACAGCTTTTGCCTATTAAGGCTTTGAATAGATAGGATGTTGATATTAGTCATTCTGTTGATATTAGTCATTCTGAACCTTGATTAAGGAGATAAGTTGCAATTAAATACAGATGTGAACTTCAGAGGAAATTATGTCCCTGAATTTATGGCCTGCCTTTTCTGCTAAGTATCTAAACAGCAATTAAAGAGTCAGATCTTGTATCTGTGTTTGGTTACTGGTATTTGAGTTAACAGGAGGTCACCAGCTTCAGCCTGTCTAAATTAGATATATGTTAAATCCATGATGAGAGACTCCCATGTAGTTGAGCAATCCTAACAAGGGGAAGAGTGATTGAAGTGGGGACAATCTGCTACTTCCAAAGTCAGGGGAGATAAcagtttccccttctttttcccagcatttgttgcaaaaaaaaagtattgtcgTATGACGTGCTCCTGTTCAGGTTTCCCGCAATGCCCTCAttccaggatattccattccCCCAGTTTCATATTCCATTCAAGAGTCAGTATTCTATGCCCACTGAACACACTCAGAATGCATATACAGtagacatttacagtggtacctcggtttccgaCCGCCTCAGGGAGCGACCGCTTCAGTTTCCGACCatcgtggacccggaagtgtttacatccgggttccgcggcgctaggatgcgcagaagcatgccttggGGAGCGACTAACTCGGGGagtgaccggctccccggaaccaattgtggttacaaaccgaggtaccactgtaaagcactTTCCAGTTCAAgaaccctggaaactgtagtttactacttacagaactacaatttgcagtgcccttaacaagctacagatCTCCACATTAGAGAGGCTGtgctttaatgtatggtgtgtttgCGACCtcaatctttattgattttaggAACAGACCCTGAACAAGACATTTCCC
This region of Zootoca vivipara chromosome 11, rZooViv1.1, whole genome shotgun sequence genomic DNA includes:
- the LOC118076877 gene encoding proteinase-activated receptor 1-like, with the translated sequence MRFAAGGEMDPSLKILFPLFSMVFTLFSTTRAKNSSLGIQPFFRSFPVMEENDNNMEIITNNTSNNSNQSIKQVVTTKQAEKYLTGPWLTRFVPSVHTAVVILSLPLNIMAIIMFVVKIGLKKPAVVYMLNLASADVLFVSVLPFKIAYNFSGNNWMFGPEMCRFVTAAYYCNMYCSVLLMMVISIDRFLAVVYPMQSLSWRTARRASMVCFLIWLLAIAGVIPLLVNEQTKRLSRLNITTCHDAVDISAIMDIFRHYFSALSILFFLIPLLISVTCYVCIIRKLSSSNVAAEPSKRRRAVLLSVAVLSSFIICFGPTNVLLLVHSLRISPDQPLESLYFAYILAVCIGTINCCIDPLIYYYASSKCQKQVWDLLCYKKQSGLEQSSQTTSSNATNLFSGLKKLSQA